In the Candidatus Saccharibacteria bacterium oral taxon 488 genome, one interval contains:
- a CDS encoding ribonuclease HI: MTIYYTDGSTSPNPGPGGFAVIKDLQPWILGSENGETTNIRMEGKALITALRDADGAPCVIYTDSEFWINVVTKWAPGWRQRGWTKKGGEIKNLDIVQELYELYVQSQAELRWVRGHEGDEGNELADEWANRAREGERLTK; encoded by the coding sequence ATGACAATTTACTACACTGACGGTTCGACTAGCCCCAATCCCGGCCCGGGCGGCTTCGCGGTGATCAAGGATCTTCAGCCGTGGATTTTGGGTTCGGAGAACGGCGAGACGACGAATATTCGCATGGAAGGCAAGGCGCTGATTACGGCGCTTCGGGACGCTGACGGCGCGCCATGTGTGATTTATACTGATAGCGAATTTTGGATCAATGTGGTGACCAAGTGGGCGCCAGGCTGGAGGCAGCGCGGCTGGACAAAGAAGGGTGGCGAGATTAAGAACTTGGATATCGTACAGGAATTATACGAGTTATATGTGCAGTCGCAGGCGGAACTCCGCTGGGTGCGTGGCCACGAGGGCGACGAGGGCAATGAGCTGGCGGATGAGTGGGCCAACCGAGCGCGTGAAGGCGAGCGATTAACTAAATAG
- a CDS encoding DUF4868 domain-containing protein, producing the protein MEEVRETTDIFLWANQTDAKKNDLQIELFLFNKNYTPYVMPLKGDVEQQLRPLFLFDYINQVNLGAGTGLSVRDYELSEAEDNVLLRADLAKVGRAETLLHLIEHERGDIVEFSETEHEFKRMKGVIARFTDPNDPEKIFYTAKLIQQGQTLKSALAWEFSDGKFGAFKAEVGFKVPDDNQVLIIGQDIFAFNPGKFERMFGYEYKKQVIADKKVAEIEKQYKLSFPEGLDLNALVKERKKTINKLQKLEIGEVKQEQVLDYADEMQLELMSDDNGAIIIMDGNDLDMFVNLINEDYIESKITGKRYEITSKKLLGEPEGEPPRG; encoded by the coding sequence ATGGAAGAAGTGAGGGAAACGACTGATATTTTTTTGTGGGCCAATCAAACTGATGCGAAGAAGAACGATTTACAGATAGAGCTGTTCTTATTTAATAAAAATTATACGCCGTATGTTATGCCTTTGAAAGGCGATGTTGAGCAGCAGCTGCGGCCGCTATTTTTGTTTGATTATATCAATCAAGTTAATTTGGGGGCGGGTACCGGCCTCAGTGTGCGCGACTATGAGCTGAGCGAAGCGGAAGATAACGTGCTATTGCGAGCAGACCTCGCCAAGGTTGGCCGAGCGGAAACCTTGCTTCATTTGATTGAGCATGAGCGCGGCGACATCGTGGAATTCTCGGAAACCGAGCATGAGTTCAAGCGGATGAAGGGCGTGATAGCGCGGTTTACTGACCCAAATGATCCAGAAAAAATCTTTTACACCGCCAAATTAATTCAGCAGGGGCAGACGCTGAAAAGCGCGCTGGCGTGGGAGTTTTCTGACGGCAAGTTTGGCGCGTTTAAGGCGGAAGTCGGGTTTAAGGTGCCAGACGATAACCAGGTGCTGATCATCGGTCAGGATATATTTGCCTTTAATCCAGGCAAGTTTGAGCGCATGTTTGGCTATGAATACAAGAAGCAGGTGATTGCTGATAAGAAAGTGGCAGAGATTGAAAAGCAATATAAATTGAGTTTTCCTGAAGGACTAGACCTCAATGCGTTGGTCAAGGAACGCAAAAAGACCATTAATAAGTTGCAGAAATTGGAGATCGGCGAGGTCAAGCAGGAGCAGGTGCTGGACTATGCTGACGAGATGCAGCTAGAGCTGATGAGCGACGATAACGGTGCGATTATCATTATGGATGGTAATGATCTCGACATGTTTGTGAACCTGATCAACGAGGATTACATTGAGAGCAAAATTACCGGCAAACGCTACGAAATTACGTCGAAAAAACTGCTGGGCGAGCCAGAGGGCGAGCCGCCGCGAGGTTAA
- the cyaB gene encoding class IV adenylate cyclase: MREIEIKVKLRDKEGLLAALAAKGVVLSEPVHQRDQVFGSPGEAGGDGNTAPWLRVRTETRRQGEDETKRALFTFKRSVTGQLDSIEHETGVDDPDAMIAIVKGLGFVAFSDMSKIRQTGTLNGTEVCVDSVEGLGDFMELEQLADEDADPAAIVNCLWREMAELGISSRDDEVTDGYDILMKKLRAQ, encoded by the coding sequence ATGAGAGAAATTGAGATAAAAGTTAAATTGCGAGATAAAGAAGGGTTGCTGGCTGCGCTGGCGGCTAAGGGTGTTGTCCTCAGCGAGCCAGTGCATCAGCGTGATCAGGTGTTTGGTTCGCCAGGAGAAGCTGGCGGTGACGGCAATACAGCGCCTTGGTTACGGGTGCGTACCGAGACGCGTAGACAAGGTGAAGATGAAACGAAGCGGGCGTTATTCACTTTCAAACGATCAGTGACTGGGCAGCTGGACAGTATTGAGCATGAAACAGGGGTCGATGATCCAGATGCCATGATCGCTATCGTTAAGGGTCTAGGCTTTGTAGCATTTTCGGATATGTCAAAGATTCGCCAGACTGGCACGTTGAATGGTACAGAAGTATGTGTCGACTCGGTGGAGGGCTTAGGTGACTTTATGGAATTGGAGCAATTAGCCGATGAGGATGCTGATCCTGCTGCTATAGTCAATTGTCTGTGGCGCGAGATGGCCGAGTTGGGGATTAGTAGCCGTGACGATGAGGTGACTGATGGCTATGATATCCTAATGAAGAAGTTGAGGGCGCAGTAA
- a CDS encoding methyltransferase domain-containing protein: MIFALPALIGAPYVPSRSREVQRLFAEALPLGKGDVVLDIGSGDGVVLMVAAQQGARVIGYEINPFLVLISRWRLRKLPSAQVCWANIWRQSVLDKVTVMYTFSDGRDIAKMFQLAERQAAAQTGPLTFVSYGFSVPGTQPTKEYHGYFLYRLPGGFTSPEA; the protein is encoded by the coding sequence ATGATCTTTGCACTGCCAGCACTGATCGGTGCGCCGTATGTGCCGTCACGGTCGCGCGAGGTGCAGCGGCTGTTTGCTGAGGCGCTGCCGCTCGGTAAAGGTGATGTGGTGCTTGATATCGGATCGGGCGACGGTGTGGTGCTCATGGTGGCAGCTCAGCAGGGTGCACGGGTGATTGGCTATGAGATTAATCCATTTCTGGTGTTAATATCGCGCTGGCGGCTGCGAAAACTACCGAGCGCGCAGGTGTGCTGGGCGAATATCTGGCGGCAGTCGGTGCTCGACAAGGTGACGGTGATGTACACCTTTAGCGATGGTCGCGATATCGCAAAAATGTTTCAGCTGGCCGAGCGTCAAGCAGCCGCCCAGACCGGGCCACTGACCTTCGTGAGCTACGGATTTTCTGTCCCCGGCACGCAGCCGACAAAAGAATACCACGGCTATTTTCTCTATCGGCTGCCGGGAGGCTTTACATCGCCCGAAGCATAA
- the xseA gene encoding exodeoxyribonuclease VII large subunit: MGSQMMTMAPRFSVSDFVAVVNQVLETAVPVVEVEGEIAEFTMRQQKFVFFTLRDHESAVNCFMMAWQLRTPIEEGMRVVVRASAKLTAKGKFSLTVQEVKPLGAGHLKRSAELLRAKLAAEGLFDAERKRPLPPYPARVAVISSTQAAGYADFMKIAGERWGGVQFIVANVKVQGDGAADQAVRAIAHCNQLAEPPEVIVLIRGGGSAEDLASFSDECLVRAVAGSRVPVLTGIGHEVDESLCDLAADVRAATPSNAAQLLFPDKHEVRRQLALRLGGVTEVIRQQIQERRLHVTMLQQAALEQWSHRVEIAINRALSQQRMIAEYDPEMVLRRGYAMISGDRQIGSIVKITTKDMIMKARIESSEKR; this comes from the coding sequence ATGGGCAGCCAGATGATGACGATGGCGCCGCGGTTTAGCGTTAGCGATTTTGTAGCGGTCGTCAATCAGGTGCTGGAGACGGCTGTCCCAGTCGTCGAGGTTGAAGGCGAGATCGCTGAGTTCACCATGCGTCAGCAGAAGTTTGTCTTTTTTACGCTCAGGGACCATGAGAGTGCGGTCAATTGTTTCATGATGGCCTGGCAGCTCAGGACGCCGATCGAGGAAGGGATGCGCGTGGTGGTGCGAGCCTCGGCCAAGCTAACTGCCAAGGGTAAGTTTAGCCTGACAGTACAAGAAGTTAAGCCGCTGGGTGCGGGGCACCTCAAACGTAGCGCCGAGCTACTCAGGGCGAAACTGGCGGCCGAAGGGTTGTTTGATGCGGAACGGAAGCGCCCCTTACCGCCATATCCTGCTCGTGTGGCGGTCATTTCTAGCACGCAAGCGGCGGGCTACGCGGATTTTATGAAAATTGCTGGTGAGCGCTGGGGTGGGGTGCAGTTTATCGTTGCTAACGTCAAGGTTCAGGGCGACGGCGCGGCTGATCAGGCGGTGCGGGCGATCGCCCACTGCAACCAGCTGGCGGAGCCGCCAGAGGTGATTGTGCTGATTCGTGGCGGCGGTAGCGCGGAGGACTTGGCGAGTTTTAGTGACGAATGCTTAGTGCGAGCGGTGGCTGGTAGCCGCGTGCCGGTACTGACTGGTATTGGGCATGAGGTTGACGAGAGTTTGTGCGATCTGGCGGCCGATGTGCGGGCGGCCACGCCGAGTAATGCTGCGCAGCTATTATTTCCGGATAAACACGAGGTGAGGCGGCAGTTAGCGCTGCGGCTGGGTGGCGTGACGGAAGTGATTCGGCAGCAGATTCAGGAGCGGCGCCTTCACGTAACAATGTTGCAACAAGCGGCGCTCGAACAGTGGTCGCACCGCGTCGAGATCGCTATAAATAGGGCATTGTCGCAACAACGAATGATCGCTGAGTACGATCCAGAGATGGTGCTGCGGCGTGGGTATGCGATGATCAGCGGCGATCGTCAAATTGGTAGTATTGTAAAGATTACAACAAAAGATATGATTATGAAAGCGAGGATTGAGAGTAGTGAAAAACGATAA
- a CDS encoding type II toxin-antitoxin system death-on-curing family toxin: MVSLTLEQILQLHALVLVKDGGADGVRDVGRLEAAVSTQHQVVFGEELYATVFTKAAALMRGIIGDHPFADGNKRTAMLAGLTLLEVKGYNFTAQRGELENFAVRAATDHLDIDAIADWLKCHSQMRVS, encoded by the coding sequence ATGGTTAGTTTGACCCTCGAGCAGATCTTGCAACTTCATGCGCTAGTTCTTGTAAAAGACGGCGGTGCAGATGGCGTGCGTGACGTCGGACGGCTGGAGGCTGCGGTGTCAACACAGCATCAAGTAGTATTTGGCGAGGAATTGTACGCAACAGTATTTACCAAGGCAGCGGCGTTGATGCGCGGGATTATTGGCGACCATCCGTTCGCTGATGGTAATAAGCGGACGGCAATGCTAGCCGGGCTGACTTTGCTGGAGGTGAAAGGGTATAATTTTACAGCACAGCGAGGTGAACTAGAAAATTTCGCTGTCCGCGCCGCGACCGATCATCTCGATATTGATGCGATTGCTGATTGGCTGAAGTGTCATTCGCAAATGCGCGTGTCCTGA
- a CDS encoding response regulator, which translates to MKKLLIIEDNPQWAAVLERYALEAGYTARIVVAAGQAIAMLDEWRPDGLILDMLLAGETGMALLNELQSHEDLARLPVVVCSNVVLDLDQLRSFGVRAVLDKARMTPDDVRAALSVLGEEAE; encoded by the coding sequence ATGAAAAAACTCCTGATCATCGAGGATAATCCGCAGTGGGCGGCAGTGCTGGAGCGGTATGCGCTGGAGGCGGGGTATACGGCCCGAATAGTGGTGGCGGCTGGACAGGCGATAGCGATGCTTGATGAGTGGCGGCCGGATGGCTTGATTCTCGATATGCTGCTGGCGGGTGAGACGGGGATGGCGCTACTGAATGAACTGCAAAGCCACGAGGATCTGGCGCGGCTGCCAGTGGTGGTGTGTAGTAACGTAGTGCTTGACCTGGATCAGCTGCGGTCGTTTGGCGTGCGGGCGGTGCTCGATAAGGCGCGAATGACGCCCGACGACGTGCGAGCCGCGCTCAGCGTGCTAGGCGAGGAGGCTGAATGA
- a CDS encoding diaminopimelate decarboxylase, whose amino-acid sequence MNFPIDQLPEALDTPSFVYSRRMLREQARQALACQVPFGLTVRYAAKANSHPEIIRLFDKLGLQFDASSSYEAALLLKQGVSGPTISLSSQQPAHNLDELLQAGVRYVATSLRQLELFASSPYRPNTVGLRLNPGMGSGHNNRTMTGGVNSSFGLWHAYTEQALGLARRHNITIDRLHIHIGSGADPRLWGEAMDAALALVGRLPEVTTLDIGGGFKVYRFGDEQEADLAAICEVFSRKLAQFSEETGRQLHLEIEPGTWLVAHAGVLVAEVVDIVDTGADGHTFLRLDTGMNDITRPGMYGAQHEMMVLSGREEQREYIVVGHCCETGDILTPAPSNPENLESRRLTQAEIGDKLVIFDAGAYCQSMSLKRYNAYPDAGAYFID is encoded by the coding sequence ATGAACTTTCCAATTGATCAACTGCCCGAAGCGCTTGATACGCCGAGTTTTGTATACTCGCGGCGGATGCTACGGGAGCAGGCGCGGCAGGCGTTGGCGTGCCAAGTGCCGTTCGGCTTGACGGTGCGTTACGCGGCCAAGGCAAATTCGCACCCCGAGATTATACGATTATTTGATAAGTTGGGGTTGCAATTTGATGCCAGCTCAAGTTACGAGGCGGCGCTATTACTCAAGCAGGGGGTGAGCGGCCCAACAATCAGCCTCTCTAGCCAGCAGCCGGCGCACAACCTTGATGAGCTGCTCCAGGCTGGCGTGCGTTACGTGGCGACGTCGCTTCGTCAATTAGAGCTGTTTGCCTCGAGTCCATACCGCCCAAATACGGTCGGTCTGCGGCTCAATCCTGGCATGGGCTCGGGGCATAATAATCGGACGATGACCGGTGGGGTTAATTCCAGCTTTGGCTTGTGGCATGCGTATACCGAGCAGGCGCTAGGGCTGGCGAGGCGTCATAACATAACGATTGATCGGCTGCATATTCACATCGGCTCGGGTGCTGATCCACGGTTGTGGGGCGAGGCGATGGATGCGGCATTGGCGCTTGTTGGGCGACTGCCAGAGGTGACCACTCTAGACATTGGCGGCGGCTTTAAGGTGTATCGGTTCGGTGATGAGCAGGAGGCGGATCTGGCAGCAATTTGCGAGGTGTTTTCTCGGAAATTAGCTCAGTTTTCTGAAGAAACCGGGCGGCAATTACATCTAGAAATTGAACCGGGAACCTGGCTGGTGGCGCACGCTGGTGTGTTGGTTGCGGAGGTGGTGGACATTGTTGATACCGGGGCGGATGGTCATACATTTTTGCGCCTTGATACCGGTATGAATGACATCACCCGGCCGGGAATGTATGGCGCGCAGCACGAGATGATGGTGTTGTCGGGTCGCGAGGAGCAGCGAGAGTACATCGTGGTAGGGCATTGCTGCGAGACGGGCGATATCTTGACACCGGCACCCAGTAATCCAGAAAATCTCGAATCGCGACGACTAACTCAGGCGGAGATTGGTGATAAGCTAGTGATCTTTGATGCGGGGGCGTATTGCCAGAGCATGTCGCTGAAACGGTACAATGCGTATCCGGATGCCGGCGCGTATTTTATTGACTAA
- the yvcK gene encoding uridine diphosphate-N-acetylglucosamine-binding protein YvcK encodes MTYELNREYFGVKIVVIGGGTGSFTLLSGLKKYTHSITALVNMVDDGGSTGMLRDELGVLPAGDVRQCLVALSSSPKVRDLFNYRFDEGSMKGHAFGNLFMAALEKMTGSFSQAVETASEVLGVNGRVFPITLDDTKLSLRLRDGTIVEGEHAIEVTNIPGDERPWLELSPPATINPHARQAILDADLVVVAPGLLYGSLAPALLVRGVTRALAETKAKKVYVCNLVTKPTQTDGFTVADFVDEIERFAGVSMDYVLYNNYRPPQALLDKYAHNGEYLVEWDEAELKKKHYYASGKHLIANGVRQHNKKADPLAALRSLIRHDSDKIARELMRIYFS; translated from the coding sequence ATGACGTACGAATTGAATAGAGAATATTTTGGAGTAAAAATTGTAGTAATTGGCGGCGGAACTGGTAGTTTCACGCTGCTATCGGGTTTGAAAAAGTATACCCACAGCATCACGGCGCTGGTCAACATGGTTGACGATGGCGGCTCGACAGGTATGCTGCGCGATGAGCTGGGTGTGTTGCCGGCGGGTGATGTGCGGCAATGTCTAGTGGCGCTGAGCAGTTCGCCAAAGGTGCGCGATCTGTTCAACTACCGGTTTGACGAGGGTAGTATGAAGGGGCATGCATTTGGTAATTTGTTCATGGCGGCGCTGGAAAAGATGACGGGGAGTTTTTCGCAGGCAGTCGAGACAGCCAGCGAGGTGCTCGGCGTTAACGGACGGGTGTTTCCGATTACGCTGGATGATACCAAGCTATCGCTGAGGCTGCGTGACGGCACAATCGTCGAGGGCGAGCATGCTATTGAGGTGACGAATATTCCAGGCGATGAGCGGCCGTGGCTGGAACTCAGCCCGCCAGCAACGATTAATCCGCATGCTCGGCAAGCGATTCTGGATGCTGATCTCGTGGTGGTAGCGCCAGGGTTATTGTATGGTAGTTTGGCGCCAGCACTACTGGTGCGCGGTGTAACGCGGGCTTTGGCTGAGACCAAGGCTAAGAAGGTCTATGTCTGTAATCTAGTGACCAAGCCGACGCAGACCGATGGCTTTACGGTGGCGGATTTTGTTGACGAGATCGAGCGGTTTGCTGGGGTGAGCATGGATTATGTACTGTATAACAATTATCGTCCGCCACAGGCACTGCTTGATAAATACGCGCACAATGGTGAATATTTGGTGGAATGGGACGAGGCGGAGCTCAAGAAAAAGCATTATTATGCTTCGGGCAAGCACCTGATCGCTAACGGCGTTCGCCAGCATAATAAAAAGGCCGATCCGCTGGCGGCGCTGCGTAGTCTGATCCGTCACGACAGCGATAAAATCGCGCGAGAACTAATGAGGATTTACTTTTCATGA
- a CDS encoding SDR family NAD(P)-dependent oxidoreductase produces the protein MHIILGGTSGLGLEMARQLRESGKRVLVLGKTHNVQEHGEGFPLDVYYLKQVAAASARIEQMLGGDDIEQFVWAAGYGWRGNFEDQPDARSMAEVNFAGPLPLVQWAWHRMAQQRIRSTLTVIGSTSSIKARGDEAVYVATKHAQAGLARSLALQADEQHLPIRVALFLPGAMKTPFWRGHRPDDYVFFNDPAKVAEHILIAVNTQYQTFLEWPLPKGTLV, from the coding sequence ATGCATATTATTCTTGGTGGGACGAGCGGGCTTGGACTGGAGATGGCCAGGCAGCTCAGAGAAAGTGGCAAGCGCGTGCTGGTGTTGGGGAAGACGCATAACGTTCAGGAGCACGGCGAGGGATTCCCGTTGGACGTGTACTATCTCAAGCAAGTAGCGGCGGCATCAGCGCGGATTGAGCAGATGTTGGGCGGCGATGATATTGAGCAGTTTGTCTGGGCGGCGGGCTATGGCTGGCGCGGTAATTTCGAGGATCAGCCTGATGCGCGCTCGATGGCGGAGGTTAATTTCGCTGGTCCGTTGCCACTGGTGCAGTGGGCCTGGCATAGGATGGCGCAGCAGCGAATACGATCCACACTAACGGTAATCGGCTCAACCAGTAGTATCAAAGCTCGCGGGGACGAAGCGGTGTATGTAGCGACCAAGCACGCCCAGGCGGGGCTGGCGCGCAGCTTGGCCTTGCAGGCGGACGAGCAGCATTTACCGATTCGCGTGGCGCTATTCTTGCCCGGGGCGATGAAAACACCGTTTTGGCGGGGACATCGGCCGGATGATTATGTCTTTTTCAATGACCCAGCCAAGGTGGCTGAGCATATATTGATCGCCGTTAACACGCAGTACCAGACATTCCTCGAATGGCCACTACCAAAGGGTACGTTGGTCTAA
- the recO gene encoding DNA repair protein RecO: MKDGERLKAIVLRRTDYAEADRVLQLLTPQGRRAVIAKGVRRERSKLAGGIELLALCDVVIRSGRGELGLLTSARLSAFYRHILEDYERMQFAYQALKLVAQATETVDGPEWFAVLSQVLAWLDRPAVDRLLVETWFYMQYAGLLGDELNLRTDVAGRMLTSDKSYMYDPSEKALRPSEQGDLTADHIKLLRLIQAKPLENLTHIGGLGPVIASCWLVARQHAAV, from the coding sequence ATGAAAGACGGTGAGCGGCTCAAGGCGATCGTGCTCCGGCGGACGGACTATGCAGAAGCCGATCGGGTGTTGCAGCTACTAACGCCTCAGGGGCGGCGGGCGGTGATCGCCAAGGGGGTGCGCCGCGAGCGGAGCAAGCTGGCTGGCGGCATTGAACTCCTGGCGCTGTGTGACGTGGTGATTCGTTCGGGCCGCGGCGAGCTGGGGCTGCTGACCAGTGCCAGGCTCAGCGCGTTTTATCGGCATATCCTCGAGGATTATGAGCGGATGCAGTTCGCTTACCAGGCGCTCAAGCTGGTGGCGCAGGCGACCGAGACCGTTGATGGGCCGGAGTGGTTCGCGGTGCTTAGCCAGGTGTTGGCGTGGCTTGATCGGCCGGCGGTTGATCGGCTGCTGGTCGAGACGTGGTTTTATATGCAGTACGCCGGGCTGTTGGGTGACGAGCTTAATCTCCGCACTGACGTGGCCGGGCGGATGCTGACGAGCGATAAATCATACATGTACGATCCAAGCGAAAAAGCCCTAAGGCCAAGCGAGCAGGGCGATCTAACGGCCGATCATATCAAGCTGCTGCGCCTCATCCAGGCCAAGCCGCTGGAAAACCTCACCCACATCGGTGGCCTCGGCCCAGTCATCGCTAGTTGCTGGCTGGTAGCTAGGCAGCATGCCGCGGTGTAA
- a CDS encoding glycine--tRNA ligase, with the protein MSQAKMEDIISLCKRRGFIYQGSDVYGGLSGTWDYGPLGVQLKRNIMNLWWRRFVDERDDMYGVDAAILMNQKVWQASGHVDTFVDPLCEDTVNHRRYRTDHLLKDNGVDADGMTMAQMDAAIVEQGIKSPDGNPLSASRTFNMMFKTHVGATESEDSISYLRPETAQGIFTNFKNVVDSFYPNLPFGIAQQGKAFRNEIAPRDFVFRSREFEQMEIEYFVDPEHWQEAFDELLAATHAFLAELGLRQEHIHELDVPAEDRAHYSKKTIDIEYDYPIGREELMGIAYRTDFDLVNIQRASGKSMEYTVKGTNTKFVPHVIEPSFGVERALMAVLSSAYREDEQNGEKRVYLALPEHLAPVKFAVSPLLKNKPELVEKARDVYASLAKSNPGRVMWDDNGNIGKRYRRQDEIGTPHCVVIDFQTLEDGTVTVRERDTTAQRRVRVEGLQI; encoded by the coding sequence ATGAGTCAAGCAAAAATGGAAGATATTATCAGCCTGTGCAAGCGCCGCGGCTTTATTTATCAGGGGTCGGATGTGTATGGTGGTCTGAGCGGTACGTGGGATTATGGTCCGCTGGGTGTGCAGCTGAAGCGTAATATCATGAATTTGTGGTGGCGCCGGTTTGTCGACGAGCGCGATGACATGTACGGTGTGGATGCGGCGATTTTGATGAACCAGAAGGTCTGGCAGGCCAGTGGGCATGTCGATACCTTCGTTGATCCGCTGTGCGAAGATACGGTCAACCACCGCCGCTACCGCACCGATCATCTCCTCAAAGATAATGGTGTTGACGCGGATGGTATGACCATGGCGCAGATGGATGCGGCGATTGTAGAACAAGGCATCAAAAGCCCGGATGGTAATCCACTGAGCGCATCGCGCACCTTCAATATGATGTTCAAAACGCACGTTGGTGCGACCGAGAGTGAGGATAGTATCAGCTATCTCCGCCCCGAAACTGCCCAAGGTATCTTCACCAATTTCAAAAACGTCGTCGATAGTTTTTATCCTAATCTGCCGTTTGGTATCGCTCAACAGGGCAAGGCGTTTCGTAATGAGATTGCGCCGCGCGATTTCGTCTTCCGCTCTCGTGAGTTCGAGCAGATGGAGATTGAATATTTCGTCGACCCTGAGCATTGGCAGGAGGCGTTTGATGAGCTGCTGGCGGCGACGCATGCGTTTTTGGCAGAGCTGGGCTTGAGACAAGAGCACATCCACGAGCTGGACGTGCCGGCGGAGGATCGGGCGCATTACAGCAAAAAGACGATCGACATCGAATACGATTATCCAATTGGTCGCGAGGAGCTGATGGGTATCGCGTACCGGACTGATTTTGACTTGGTGAACATCCAGCGTGCCAGTGGTAAGAGCATGGAATATACCGTCAAGGGAACGAACACAAAATTTGTTCCGCACGTCATTGAGCCGTCGTTTGGCGTGGAGCGGGCGCTGATGGCGGTGCTGTCGAGTGCGTACCGTGAGGACGAGCAAAACGGTGAAAAGCGGGTGTATTTGGCGTTGCCAGAGCATCTGGCGCCAGTCAAATTTGCCGTCTCGCCACTACTGAAGAACAAGCCAGAATTGGTAGAAAAAGCCCGCGACGTCTACGCGAGCCTCGCCAAATCTAACCCCGGTCGGGTGATGTGGGATGACAATGGCAACATCGGCAAACGCTATCGCCGCCAAGACGAAATCGGCACGCCGCACTGCGTAGTCATCGACTTCCAGACGCTGGAGGACGGCACCGTCACCGTGCGCGAGCGAGATACGACGGCGCAGAGGAGAGTGAGGGTTGAGGGGTTGCAGATCTAG